In Burkholderia sp. PAMC 26561, the following are encoded in one genomic region:
- a CDS encoding DDE-type integrase/transposase/recombinase: MAPRHARGEYILHDGRITTDRPNEMWGTDGVRIATVDDGMVWIFSAVDHCDGMCTGIYAAKIGDRFAALEPISQGLLGEFGSVGADARRGLSLRMDHGSQYTSDDFRDQIKFRGIAPSYAFVAEPQTNGVAARFNRTMKEHAIHGRIFKNPEEVRAADVASKNRYNRD, from the coding sequence GTGGCGCCGCGACATGCGCGAGGCGAATACATCCTTCACGACGGCCGGATTACAACTGATCGCCCCAATGAAATGTGGGGTACCGACGGCGTGCGCATCGCGACCGTGGACGACGGCATGGTGTGGATCTTCTCCGCCGTCGATCACTGCGACGGCATGTGCACCGGCATTTATGCCGCGAAAATTGGTGACCGTTTCGCCGCCCTCGAGCCGATCTCCCAGGGGCTGCTGGGCGAGTTTGGCTCCGTGGGTGCCGACGCGCGTCGCGGGCTGTCGCTGCGCATGGATCATGGTTCGCAATACACCTCGGACGACTTTCGCGACCAGATCAAATTCCGGGGCATCGCGCCGAGCTACGCCTTCGTCGCCGAGCCGCAGACCAACGGCGTGGCCGCGAGGTTCAACCGAACCATGAAGGAGCATGCTATTCATGGACGCATCTTCAAAAACCCGGAGGAAGTTCGTGCCGCCGATGTCGCGTCCAAG
- the tnpA gene encoding IS66-like element accessory protein TnpA: MVGTTLTLEKSHSGSRKGCPNHSPEFRRRMVDAACEPGVSVSSLARENGLNANLLFRWRREHRVKQQGKVSGLIPVSVVTDVASVVAPEALIEPDKAKATSPGGTIEVRIGRAMVKVDGAVDVETLRAVLASLRS; encoded by the coding sequence ATGGTGGGAACTACTTTGACATTAGAAAAATCGCACTCGGGCAGTCGTAAGGGCTGCCCGAATCATAGTCCGGAGTTTCGGCGCCGAATGGTCGATGCGGCCTGTGAGCCCGGTGTGTCGGTTTCAAGTCTTGCTCGTGAGAACGGGTTGAACGCTAATCTGCTGTTCAGATGGCGACGAGAACATAGAGTTAAACAGCAGGGCAAGGTTAGCGGGCTTATTCCCGTGAGCGTGGTGACAGACGTAGCGAGCGTGGTTGCGCCGGAGGCGTTGATCGAACCGGATAAGGCGAAGGCGACATCACCGGGCGGCACGATCGAAGTACGAATTGGCCGTGCAATGGTCAAAGTGGATGGCGCGGTTGATGTCGAGACGCTTCGAGCTGTGCTGGCGAGTCTGAGATCGTGA
- the tnpB gene encoding IS66 family insertion sequence element accessory protein TnpB (TnpB, as the term is used for proteins encoded by IS66 family insertion elements, is considered an accessory protein, since TnpC, encoded by a neighboring gene, is a DDE family transposase.) has protein sequence MIGLPAGTRVWIAAGITDMRSGFPGLAAKVQTALGENPLSGDVFIFRGRRGDLIKILWATDDGVWLLAKRLTNGRFIWPQADGGKIHLTSAQLSMVLEGIDWRQPRRTAALLMA, from the coding sequence GTGATCGGCCTGCCGGCGGGTACGCGAGTGTGGATTGCAGCAGGTATCACCGACATGCGCTCTGGATTCCCGGGGTTAGCTGCCAAGGTGCAGACAGCGCTCGGTGAGAATCCGCTGAGCGGCGACGTGTTCATCTTTCGTGGGCGCCGTGGCGATTTGATCAAGATTCTATGGGCGACTGATGACGGGGTCTGGCTGCTCGCGAAGCGCCTCACAAATGGCCGTTTCATCTGGCCACAGGCTGATGGCGGCAAGATCCATTTGACGAGCGCCCAGCTATCCATGGTCCTCGAAGGGATCGATTGGCGCCAGCCTCGTCGCACAGCGGCATTA